The following proteins are co-located in the Solanum pennellii chromosome 8, SPENNV200 genome:
- the LOC107026786 gene encoding uncharacterized protein LOC107026786 isoform X1 — MAPSPSIPNLQEIRHKRVTVHNSHGEKLVGVLHETNSLELVIICHGFKSSKDRIPMVNLAAAYEKEGISAFRFDFAGNGESEGSFQYGNYRREADDLHAIVEHFHKEERFIAAIVGHSKGGNVVLLYASNYKDVQTVINISGRFNLERGIEHRLGRDFKEKIKHNGFIDVRNRKGRFKYRVTEESLMDRLTTDTRGSCQSITNNCRVLTVHGSMDEMVPVEDAMEFAKNVSNHKLQIIEGADHEFTLHQDELSSVVVAFVKAGLGGRNYMAMPSESCKRTSGYIHSRF, encoded by the exons ATGGCTCCGTCCCCTTCAATCCCTAATCTGCAAG AAATTCGGCATAAGCGTGTGACAGTACATAACAGTCATGGTGAGAAACTGGTGGGCGTGCTACATGAAACAAATTCCCTGGAGCTTGTAATTATCTGCCATGGTTTCAAATCATCGAAG GATCGGATTCCCATGGTGAATCTTGCTGCTGCTTATGAGAAAGAAGGAATCAGTGCCTTCCGCTTTGACTTTGCAGGAAATGG TGAAAGCGAAGGTTCCTTTCAGTATGGTAACTACCGCAGAGAAGCTGATGATCTTCATGCCATAGTCGAGCACTTCCATAAGGAGGAGCGTTTCATAGCAGCAATAGTTGGTCATAGCAAAG GAGGAAATGTTGTGCTCTTGTATGCTTCGAACTACAAGGATGTACAAACTGTCATCAATATTTCTGGGCGCTTCAATCTTGAGAGAGGGATAGAGCATCGCTTGGGCCGAGACTTCAAAGAGAAGATAAAGCATAACGGTTTTATTGATGTTAGAAATAGAAAAG GAAGGTTCAAGTATCGTGTCACTGAGGAAAGTTTGATGGACCGTCTAACAACTGATACTCGTGGATCATGTCAAAGTATCACCAATAACTGCAG GGTATTGACTGTCCATGGTTCAATGGATGAAATGGTGCCAGTTGAAGATGCTATGGAATTTGCCAAGAATGTGTCAAATCATAAATTACAAATTATTGAAGGAGCTGATCATGAATTCACTTTGCATCAAGATGAGTTGTCTTCCGTTGTGGTTGCTTTTGTGAAAGCAGGTTTAGGTGGAAGAAACTACATGGCTATGCCATCTGAGTCATGCAAAAGAACAAGTGGATATATACATTCACGATTTTGA
- the LOC107026786 gene encoding uncharacterized protein LOC107026786 isoform X2, which yields MVNLAAAYEKEGISAFRFDFAGNGESEGSFQYGNYRREADDLHAIVEHFHKEERFIAAIVGHSKGGNVVLLYASNYKDVQTVINISGRFNLERGIEHRLGRDFKEKIKHNGFIDVRNRKGRFKYRVTEESLMDRLTTDTRGSCQSITNNCRVLTVHGSMDEMVPVEDAMEFAKNVSNHKLQIIEGADHEFTLHQDELSSVVVAFVKAGLGGRNYMAMPSESCKRTSGYIHSRF from the exons ATGGTGAATCTTGCTGCTGCTTATGAGAAAGAAGGAATCAGTGCCTTCCGCTTTGACTTTGCAGGAAATGG TGAAAGCGAAGGTTCCTTTCAGTATGGTAACTACCGCAGAGAAGCTGATGATCTTCATGCCATAGTCGAGCACTTCCATAAGGAGGAGCGTTTCATAGCAGCAATAGTTGGTCATAGCAAAG GAGGAAATGTTGTGCTCTTGTATGCTTCGAACTACAAGGATGTACAAACTGTCATCAATATTTCTGGGCGCTTCAATCTTGAGAGAGGGATAGAGCATCGCTTGGGCCGAGACTTCAAAGAGAAGATAAAGCATAACGGTTTTATTGATGTTAGAAATAGAAAAG GAAGGTTCAAGTATCGTGTCACTGAGGAAAGTTTGATGGACCGTCTAACAACTGATACTCGTGGATCATGTCAAAGTATCACCAATAACTGCAG GGTATTGACTGTCCATGGTTCAATGGATGAAATGGTGCCAGTTGAAGATGCTATGGAATTTGCCAAGAATGTGTCAAATCATAAATTACAAATTATTGAAGGAGCTGATCATGAATTCACTTTGCATCAAGATGAGTTGTCTTCCGTTGTGGTTGCTTTTGTGAAAGCAGGTTTAGGTGGAAGAAACTACATGGCTATGCCATCTGAGTCATGCAAAAGAACAAGTGGATATATACATTCACGATTTTGA
- the LOC107028543 gene encoding UDP-sulfoquinovose synthase, chloroplastic, with translation MAHLLSTTCSLDVSSSKKLHFKSINQCSTPNPTCFNMGISFSPLKKLSLQSKRSAKYVIRASAVSMSQEARTQNDSGSQQTTDGASTKKKVMVIGGDGYCGWATALHLSNKGYEVAIVDNLIRRLFDDQLGLDSLTPISSIHNRIRRWKSLTGKDIQLFVGDICEFEFLAEAFKSFEPDAVVHFGEQRSAPYSMIDRSRAIYTQHNNVIGTLNVLFAIKEFREECHLVKLGTMGEYGTPNIDIEEGYITITHNGRTDTLPYPKQASSFYHLSKVHDSHNIAFTCKAWGIRATDLNQGVVYGVRTDETAMHEELVNRLDYDGVFGTALNRFCVQAAVGHPLTVYGKGGQTRGYLDIRDTVQCVEIAIANPAKPGEFRVFNQFTEQFSVNELAALVTKAGQKLGLEVKAISVPNPRVEAEEHYYNAKHTKLIELGLQPHLLSDSLLDSLLNFAVQYKDRVDTKQIMPSVSWKKIGAKPKTVAA, from the exons ATGGCACATTTACTTTCTACTACATGTTCTTTAGATGTCTCTTCCAGCAAAAAGCTGCATTTCAAGTCGATTAACCAATGCTCTACTCCTAATCCAACATGTTTTAATATGGGAATTTCTTTCTCACCCTTGAAAAAGCTAAGTTTGCAAAGCAAAAGGTCTGCAAAATATGTGATCAGAGCTTCAGCTGTTTCCATGAGCCAAGAAGCCAGAACACAGAATGACTCTGGTTCTCAACAGACCACTGATGGAGCATCCACTAAGAAGAAGGTCATGGTCATTGGTGGTGATGGCTATTGTGGCTGGGCTACTGCTCTCCACCTATCCAACAAGGGATATGAAGTTGCCATTGTTGACAACCTTATCCGTCGATTATTTGACGACCAGCTTGGTCTAGATTCTCTAACACCCATCTCATCTATTCATAACCGCATAAGGCGTTGGAAATCTCTCACAGGAAAAGATATTCAACTGTTTGTTGGTGATATATGTGAGTTTGAGTTCTTGGCAGAAGCCTTCAAATCCTTTGAACCTGATGCTGTAGTCCATTTTGGAGAGCAGAGGTCTGCCCCTTATTCTATGATTGATAGGTCAAGAGCTATTTATACCCAACATAATAATGTGATAGGGACACTTAATGTACTATTTGCCATAAAGGAGTTTAGGGAAGAGTGTCATTTGGTCAAACTCGGGACAATGGGGGAATATGGAACCCCTAATATAGATATTGAAGAAGGTTATATAACTATTACTCATAATGGAAGAACAGATACTCTTCCTTATCCCAAACAAGCAAGCTCTTTCTATCATTTGAGTAAAGTCCATGATTCCCACAACATAGCCTTCACTTGCAAGGCGTGGGGAATCAGAGCTACCGACCTGAACCAGGGAGTTGTATATGGGGTGAGGACTGATGAAACTGCAATGCATGAGGAGCTGGTTAACAGACTTGATTATGATGGTGTATTTGGAACTGCACTAAATCGGTTCTGTGTTCAGGCTGCTGTTGGACATCCACTAACGGTGTATGGTAAAGGAGGGCAG ACCAGGGGATATTTGGATATCAGAGATACAGTTCAATGTGTTGAAATTGCAATTGCCAATCCAGCAAAACCAGGAGAGTTCCGGGTTTTCAACCAATTCACAGAGCAGTTTTCAGTAAATGAGCTTGCAGCCCTTGTCACCAAGGCAGGGCAAAAACTTGGCCTTGAGGTGAAGGCCATATCAGTGCCCAATCCAAGAGTAGAAGCAGAGGAACACTACTACAATGCCAAACATACTAAACTTATTGAGCTGGGACTACAACCTCACCTTCTTTCTGATTCTCTTCTCGACTCTCTATTGAACTTTGCTGTTCAATATAAGGATCGTGTCGACACAAAGCAGATAATGCCTAGTGTTTCCTGGAAAAAAATTGGCGCGAAGCCAAAGACTGTTGCagcatga